The Streptomyces sp. NBC_00510 genomic interval AGACCGGCAGGCTGATCGTCTCCTGCTCCGCCTCCTCCCCCGCGGACTCCTCCGGCGCCACCGGCACCGGCAGCAGGATGTCGCTGGCGGCCAGGGTGCTGAGCGCGGCCGCGTTGTCACCGCCGGTGGCGATCTCGTGCAGGGCACGCTGTGCCGGGGGCTGCGCACCGTTCGGAGTGGTGAAATCGGTCATGGCCGTTCCCTTTCCGTTGCTTGCGTACGGGGTGGCTCGGGGGCTGCGCGTACCCACCGAGGGAACGGTCATGCGTGCTCCGCGGGTGTCACTCGTACTCGGTGCCGCCCTTGCGGGTGAGGTAGGCGTCGCTGACCGCCTTGAGGACGGCGCGTCCGCCGAGCTCGGGGCTGTGCCGGTCGGGGGCCGCCCGGACCACGACGCCCTCGCGCAGATGCAGGCCGCGGCCGGAGACGGTCTCGGCGCCCCGCGCGAGCTCCAGGACGACGTCGAGGTCGTACGGGCCCTGGTAGAGCGTGGGCACCAGCGGCACGCTCCCGGCCGGGAGGACCTCTGCGGGGTCGAGCCAGCGGACCGCCCCGTCGATCTCGGCGGCGACGTCGAAGGCCGCGTAGCCGGGCGTGTCGCGGCCCGCGTCGGCGCCGTAGCCGAGGTCCTGGACACCGGCGCCGTAGACCTCGCCGAAGATCGCCACGCGGCTGGCGCCGAGCCGGCCGGCGAGGGCCGCGGCAACGTCGGGCAGGCCGTGTCCGCGGACGGCGCGCCAGTAGAGGTTGCCGTCGGCCTCCTTCAGGGCGAGGCGCTGGGCGCCCAGCCCCTTGGAGGTGACCAGCACACGTCCCGGGCCGGCGAGGTAGGTCAGGCAGCAGGCCGTCCCGTGGAGCTTCTCGGTGATCGCGACCGGCTCGCCCTCGCCGAACACCCCGGGGTGGCGCTTGACGTTCTCGATGTCGATCCACGGCAGCAGGTCCGGCGCCGACTCCACGTCGCCGCTCATCGACACCGGGACCGGCGGCACCCACTTGCTGATGCCGAGCAGCTCCGCGAAGTCGGTGGCGTCGCCGGCGGCCCGCGCCAGGTCCGTGCCCTCGAGCGCGGCCGGGCGGCAGACGATGCCCTGGGACAGCTCGCCGCGCAGCCGCACCGCCTTGACGCGGTCGGCCGCGGGGCCGGCGAGCCGTCCGGTCAGGCCGAGCTCGTCGATGAGCGCGGCGGGCAGCACGGACTGCTCGGGGATGTACAGCGCGAAATCGCCGGTCCGGTAGGCGCCCTTGGCCACGACCGCCCGGTAGAGGCCGACCTGGGCGAGTTCCAGGGCGTCCGCGTTCGGGTGGTCGTGGACGGTGAGCCGTTCGGCCGTGACGCGCAGCGTCGACATCGGGTTCCCCCTCGTGGTGGTGCGTGGATCGCACCACTGTGCGGGGTGCCGCGCGTCGCGGGCGAACGGTTTTTCAGGGTGCCGGTGCCATGCGGAAGTCGTACGCCCGGGGCAGCGGTTCGCCGGTGAGGGCCTGCCAGGTGGTGTGCAGCGACTCCTCCCCCTCCCTGAGGTCGTCGACGGTGAAGCCCTCGTCGAAGACGGCCCGCGCGGCCGCGATGTCGCCTGCGGCGAGCAGGACTTGGGCGTGCAGCAGCCGGAAGCGGCCGCGGGCGCGGAGGGTGCCGGGCAGGGCTTCCAGCACGGCGGCGGCGTCGCCGGGGCGGCGGGCGGCCAGGAGGGCCGGGACGGCCTCGCGGGCCAGGGCGCCCGCGGCGGTGGCCCAGGCGTCGCCCCCGGGGACCGCCCTGAAGGCGTCGAGGTGGCGCTGGGCGGCGCGCTCCGGATTGCCGTCGGTCTGGTCGGCGACGGCCAGGCAGTGCAGCGGCAGGCACGAACCCGACCCCGCGGCGGCCCGCTCCCAGCTGAGCACGGCCTGGGCGCGGTCACCTGCGTGCCACTGGGCGAGGCCCAAGTGGTAGTCCAGGGCCCAGCCGTTGCCCTCGTAGGTGGCCGCGGTCTCCAGCAGTTCCCGCCACTCCGGGGAGACGAGCGCGGGGCCGGGGACGGAGTC includes:
- a CDS encoding RNA ligase (ATP) encodes the protein MSTLRVTAERLTVHDHPNADALELAQVGLYRAVVAKGAYRTGDFALYIPEQSVLPAALIDELGLTGRLAGPAADRVKAVRLRGELSQGIVCRPAALEGTDLARAAGDATDFAELLGISKWVPPVPVSMSGDVESAPDLLPWIDIENVKRHPGVFGEGEPVAITEKLHGTACCLTYLAGPGRVLVTSKGLGAQRLALKEADGNLYWRAVRGHGLPDVAAALAGRLGASRVAIFGEVYGAGVQDLGYGADAGRDTPGYAAFDVAAEIDGAVRWLDPAEVLPAGSVPLVPTLYQGPYDLDVVLELARGAETVSGRGLHLREGVVVRAAPDRHSPELGGRAVLKAVSDAYLTRKGGTEYE